The proteins below are encoded in one region of Hemitrygon akajei unplaced genomic scaffold, sHemAka1.3 Scf000052, whole genome shotgun sequence:
- the LOC140721208 gene encoding NACHT, LRR and PYD domains-containing protein 12-like produces the protein MVQKIVYDWAMGKIYQQFQFVFSFRFRDLNSINCRINLRELILDQYPYFGNFLREVWKNPEGLLFIFDGLDEFKHKIDFADSRRDTEPKHQCPDPEWSCEVSDIVYSLIQGKLLPGCSVLVTTRPTALHLLEKADISVRAEILGFVDEERKEYFIRHFEDQTVAEAVFNYVKENEILYTMSYNPSYCWILALALGPFFTQRVSDPQRVPKTITQLYSYYIYNILKNHGREIERPRDVLLRVGQMAFRGVLERKVVFTDGDLVNYSLQPSQFLSGFLMELLEREDSAQSVVYTFPHLTIQEFVAAVAQFLNPHPGDILKFLTEVHSTTDGRFEVFLRFVAGLSSPMTARSLEEFLGPFTHETTCRVIDWVKEEIKRQSGDTRSEAGKRSLLNTLHYLFESQNRGLAQATLGSLETLSFSGMTLTPIDCAVLSHVIGLCDTIKHLDLEGCHIECEGIQRLGPGLHKCQELRLGLNGLGDSGVKLVSAALRNPECKIQTLGSQLLQRRSQ, from the coding sequence atggtacaaaagattgtttatgactgggccatggggaaaatataccaacaattccagtttgtcttcagtttcagatTCCGAGATTTAAACAGTATTAACTGTCGAATAAACCTGagagaactgattctggatcagtatccctactttgggaatttcctgagagaggtctggaagaacccagagggattactgtttatattcgatggtttagatgaattcaaacacaaaatcgattttgcggacagtcggagagatacagaacccaagcaccagtgcccagatcccgagtggagTTGTGAAGTgtcggacattgtgtacagtttaatccagggcaagctgctcccagggtgttcagtgctggtgaccacccgccccactgcgttacatttattggaaaaggcggaTATCAGTGtccgggctgaaatcctgggatttgttgatgaggaacggaaggaatatttcatcagacattttgaagatcagacggtggcggaagctgttttcaattatgtgaaggagaacgagatcctgtacaccatgagctacaacccctcctactgctggatcctcgctttggcactgggccccttcttcacacaaagagtcagcgacccacagcgagttcccaagaccatcacccaactgtactcctactatatttacaacatcctgaaaaaccacggccgtgagattgagagaccccgtgatgtgttactcagggttggtcagatggccttcagaggagtgttggAGAGGAAggttgtgtttacagatggagatttggtcAACTAcagtctgcagccttcccagttcctgtccgggttcctgatggagcttttggagagagaggattctgcccaaagcgtggtgtacacattcccacacctcaccatccaagagtttgtagctgcagtcgcacaattcctgaatccacatcccggggatatcctgaaattcctcactgaagtccacagcacgacagatgggcgatttgaggtatttctccgttttgttgctggtctctcctccccaatgacagctcggagcctggaggagtttctgggtccatttactcatgaaacaacctgccgggtgattgactgggtgaaggaggagattaaacgccagagtggagacacgaggagtgaagctggtaaaaggagcctcctgaacacattgcactacctgtttgagtctcagaatcgtggactggctcaggccacactgggatctttggaaacactttcattcagtggaatgacactgaccccgattgactgcgcggtcctgtctcatgtcatcggactctgtgatacaataaaacacctcgacctggaggGCTGCCACATtgagtgtgaaggaatccagcggctgggacccgggctacacaagtgccaggagttgag